From Mus musculus strain C57BL/6J chromosome 17, GRCm38.p6 C57BL/6J, the proteins below share one genomic window:
- the Olfr123 gene encoding olfactory receptor 123, translating to MINSSVSSDFILVGFSDQPQLERRLFIVVLISYLLTLVGNTIIILISSIDSKLKTPMYFFLTHLSFVDICFTTSIVPQLLWNLKGPAKTITAVGCAVQLYVSLTLGSTECILLAVMAFDRYAAVCKPLHYVAVMNPQLCRALAGISWLSGIGNALIQGTITLWLPRCGHLWLHHFFCEVPSMIKLACVDIHANEVQLFVASLVLLLLPLALILTSYGHIAKAVIRIKSSQAWRRALGTCGSHLMVVSLFYGSITAIYIQPNSSYAHTHGKFISLFYTVMTPTLNPLIYTLRNKEVKGALGRLFNRASGV from the coding sequence ATGATCAACAGCAGTGTCAGTAGTGACTTCATTCTGGTGGGTTTCTCAGATCAGCCTCAGTTGGAAAGGAGACTCTTCATTGTAGTTTTAATTTCCTATCTTCTCACTCTGGTGGGAAATACAAtcattattttgatttcttcaatAGATTCTAAACTCAAAACCCCTATGTACTTTTTTCTCACTCACCTCTCCTTTGTTGACATCTGTTTCACCACCAGTATTGTCCCCCAACTGCTATGGAACCTGAAAGGACCAGCCAAGACTATCACAGCTGTGGGCTGTGCAGTGCAGCTTtatgtctctctgactctgggCTCTACTGAATGTATTCTTCTGGCAGTAATGGCTTTCGATCGCTATGCTGCTGTCTGCAAACCTCTCCACTATGTAGCAGTGATGAATCCACAGCTCTGCCGGGCTCTAGCAGGAATCTCATGGCTCAGTGGAATAGGAAATGCTCTCATCCAAGGAACAATCACTCTTTGGCTCCCACGTTGTGGCCACCTGTGGCTCCACCACTTCTTCTGTGAAGTCCCCTCCATGATCAAGCTTGCCTGTGTGGACATTCATGCCAATGAGGTCCAACTCTTTGTAGCCTCATTGGTCTTGCTGCTCCTACCCTTAGCCCTGATACTGACGTCCTATGGACATATAGCTAAGGCAGTTATAAGAATCAAGTCATCCCAGGCTTGGCGTAGAGCCCTGGGCACATGTGGATCCCACTTGATGGTTGTGTCTCTCTTTTATGGGAGCATCACAGCCATCTACATCCAGCCGAACAGTTCATATGCCCACACCCATGGGAAGTTCATCTCTCTCTTTTACACTGTTATGACCCCGACCCTTAATCCCCTCATCTACACACTGAGGAATAAGGAGGTGAAAGGGGCTCTCGGACGGCTCTTCAATAGAGCCTCTGGAGTGTGA
- the Olfr124 gene encoding olfactory receptor 124 encodes MWINNQSSVDDFILLGFSDRPWLETPLFVIFLVAYIFALFGNISIILVSRLDPQLDSPMYFFVSNLSLLDLCYTTSTVPQMLVNLRGPEKTISYGGCVAQLYIFLALGSTECILLAIMAFDRFAAICRPLHYPIIMNQKRCIHMATGTWISGFANSLVQSTLTVVAPRCGQRVIDHFFCEVPALLKLACTDTSVNEAELNVLGALLLLVPLSLILGTYVFIAQAVLKLRSAESRRKAFNTCASHLLVVSLFYFTAISMYVQPPSSYSHERGKIMALFYGIVTPTLNPFIYTLRNKDVKAALRRALTKEFWVKARQ; translated from the coding sequence ATGTGGATCAATAATCAGAGCTCAGTAGATGACTTCATCTTATTGGGATTTTCTGACCGGCCTTGGCTGGAGACACCTCTCTTTGTAATTTTTCTGGTGGCCTACATCTTTGCCTTATTTGGTAATATCTCCATTATCCTAGTTTCCCGCCTAGACCCCCAGCTTGACAGCCCCATGTACTTTTTTGTCTCCAACCTTTCTCTTCTGGACCTCTGCTATACTACGAGCACTGTCCCTCAGATGTTGGTCAACCTTAGAGGGCCTGAAAAGACCATCAGCTATGGTGGCTGTGTGGCCCAGCTCTATATTTTCTTGGCTTTGGGCTCAACTGAATGTATCCTTCTGGCCATCATGGCCTTTGACCGTTTTGCTGCCATTTGCAGGCCCCTTCACTATCCTATCATCATGAACCAGAAACGATGCATTCATATGGCCACAGGAACCTGGATTAGCGGATTTGCAAACTCTCTTGTGCAGTCCACCCTCACTGTGGTAGCCCCCAGGTGTGGACAGAGGGTAATAGACCATTTCTTCTGTGAAGTCCCAGCCCTTTTGAAACTAGCTTGCACTGACACAAGTGTGAATGAAGCTGAGCTTAATGTTCTTGGAGCTTTGCTGCTCTTGGTGCCTCTCAGCCTCATCCTGGGTACCTATGTGTTCATTGCTCAAGCAGTACTGAAACTCCGTTCTGCTGAGAGTCGCCGGAAGGCATTTAATACCTGTGCTTCACATCTGCTGGTGGTCTCCCTCTTCTATTTCACAGCTATCAGTATGTATGTTCAGCCTCCCTCAAGCTACTCTCATGAAAGGGGCAAGATCATGGCTCTGTTCTATGGCATTGTCACACCTACCCTCAACCCATTCATCTACACTTTGAGGAATAAGGATGTTAAGGCTGCCCTGAGGAGGGCACTAACAAAGGAGTTTTGGGTCAAGGCAAGGCAATAG